The window CTGTTTGAGCCTATCGAGCGAGACGTGCGTGTAGATCTGAGTGGTGCCGAGGCTCGCATGCCCGAGCATCTCTTGGACCGCCCTCAGGTCGGCACCCCCATCAAGCAGGTGGGTAGCGGCAGTATGCCGCAGGGAGTGGGGGCCAGCGGGCCCCGAACCCGGGATTTGTTCCAGCAGTCGCGCGACAAGCTCATACACCGAACGCGGCCCTAATCGCCCTCCGCGAGGCGCGACGAACACGGCCCGCGCAGCGCGACCATCTCCCGCTGCCAGCAATGCGGGTCGCGCCTGAGTGAGATACGTAACGAGTGCCTGGTGTGCAGGAACCCCGAACGGAACGACCCGCTCCTTGGAACCTTTGCCCATAACGCGCACCGTGAGCCGACTGAGGTCGACATCGTCAATGTCGAGACCCACGAGCTCGCTGACTCGCATCGCCGAGGCGTACAGCATCTCAATCACTGCCAGGTCGCGCAGCTCGTTGGGGTCGCCCGCCTGTGCTCGCTGCCACAGCGAGCTGAGAATCGTGTCGATCTGGGAGCCAGTGAGAACCCGCGGCAAATGTCGCTCACCCCGCGGCGCTCGGAGACGAGCCGCGGCATCGGTCATGTGCCCGTCGTTGCGGGATAGCCACGCACTCAGTCCCCGAGCGGATGCTGCCCGGCGAGCGAGAGTGGATTTAGAGAGGCCGCGCTGGGACTGTTGCCACAGCCAGTCGCGCAACAGTTCTAGTGAAATCTCGTCCGCCACTGACACATCCGCTGCGGCAAGAAAGTCGGTGAGGCTCGCGAGGTCCGCCCGATACGCTCGCACGGTGTTGACGCTGTACCCCCGCTCTCGCGAAAGATGCGCCAAATAGCCCTCAACGGCGTCCGTGATAGGCATCAACGAGGCGGCGGCGGAGTTAACCGACCCAGACGGTGACTGCGTGATCGGCTCCACTAGTCTGCGCGCGAGCCCATGTTGAAGGCGGAATCCTTGCGCGAGAACATATCGATGCGCTGCTCCGGTGTCATTGCCTCGATGGTTGCGCGGTGCTCGATGCCGACGCCGGAGACCTCCACTGTCTCCCCTATGGGAACAACGGAATGAACGATGCGGTCCGGATACGCGTGCACGATCGTCATCGACTGACCGGAATCGACGCCCGAGAGCAGCCTGCCCGCCGCAGAAAGATCGAGGGTGTAACACGTGGCCGCGGCGACGGAGACGGGGATGCCGGCGCACGTGCTGTGCGTCGAATAGTGAAGGTGGCCCGCAAGAATGGCTCGCACATCGGTGCCAGCGATCACCTGCGCGAACCTCTCCTGCCTCTGCAGCTCAAGCATTTGCATCGCCCAGAGCAGCGGACTCGGAATCGGCGGATGGTGCATGGCAATGAGCGTGCCGTGAACAGCGGGCGTCGCCAGCACATCGGCGAGCCAGGCGAGTTGCTCATCGCTGAGGTCTCCATGGTGATACCCCGGCACCGTCGAGTCGAGAGAGATGATGCGCAGACCGTCGAGATCGTAGACGCGATCGTGCGGGGAAGCGCTCTCCTCGCCAAACAACTCGCTCGAGAACTGAAGGCGCTCGTCGTGGTTGCCCATTACCCACACGACCTGGGCGCCCATCCGCTCGGCGACGGGCTCCACCATCTCTCGCAACCGCGCATACGCATCCGGCTCGCCCAGATCGGCGAGATCGCCCGTGAAGACGAGGGCTTGGGGATGAATCTCCGATCGCTCCAACTGCGCAAGCGCGCGCTCGAGATTGCGCACGGTGTCGACTGCGCCGTGGAGTTTGCGATCGCCGGCAAGAAAATGGGTGTCACTGATGTGGGCGATCACATGCGATGGATCTGGATGCTGGCCGAGTTG is drawn from Salinibacterium hongtaonis and contains these coding sequences:
- a CDS encoding phosphodiesterase, which codes for MTQLGQHPDPSHVIAHISDTHFLAGDRKLHGAVDTVRNLERALAQLERSEIHPQALVFTGDLADLGEPDAYARLREMVEPVAERMGAQVVWVMGNHDERLQFSSELFGEESASPHDRVYDLDGLRIISLDSTVPGYHHGDLSDEQLAWLADVLATPAVHGTLIAMHHPPIPSPLLWAMQMLELQRQERFAQVIAGTDVRAILAGHLHYSTHSTCAGIPVSVAAATCYTLDLSAAGRLLSGVDSGQSMTIVHAYPDRIVHSVVPIGETVEVSGVGIEHRATIEAMTPEQRIDMFSRKDSAFNMGSRAD
- a CDS encoding tyrosine recombinase XerC, coding for MPITDAVEGYLAHLSRERGYSVNTVRAYRADLASLTDFLAAADVSVADEISLELLRDWLWQQSQRGLSKSTLARRAASARGLSAWLSRNDGHMTDAAARLRAPRGERHLPRVLTGSQIDTILSSLWQRAQAGDPNELRDLAVIEMLYASAMRVSELVGLDIDDVDLSRLTVRVMGKGSKERVVPFGVPAHQALVTYLTQARPALLAAGDGRAARAVFVAPRGGRLGPRSVYELVARLLEQIPGSGPAGPHSLRHTAATHLLDGGADLRAVQEMLGHASLGTTQIYTHVSLDRLKQSYQSAHPRA